One window from the genome of Cryptomeria japonica chromosome 6, Sugi_1.0, whole genome shotgun sequence encodes:
- the LOC131053207 gene encoding receptor-like protein kinase FERONIA → MRRPLVRASSGSGWGRLALILSILSLAAAQSSTNTSSVPAVTILLNCGARESKNDAGGRLWEGDEESKFAPAAVANLVSAVASWQDPALPSTVPYMNARIFTAPATYSFAVSPGRYWLRLHFYPANYSQSYQRSDALFTVVSDRYTLLHNFSTSQTADALIQAYLVREFSLNVSSDRLNVTFSPERKSGYAFINGIEVVPMPDMFSTAPLVGTAGTFTISSSTVLQTMNRLNVGGQYIPPTEDSNLSRTWYDDSPYIYGAAYGITNDNGSHNLDYRLIPQYTAPVKVYTTFRSMTSDPKVNVLFNLTWMFYVDANFTYLVRLHFCEWIYPLVNQRVFNIYLNNQTAQGTFDVIGTGAGLGNPVYKDYAIYVPAEKGDSTLFVALQPDTTANPPPQHYDSILNGLELFKLNDSAGNLAGPNPVANIDNQGSDTVVNTPSSSHNSSSKGPVIGAVAGGVAVLGLIIALFCFVRRRRGSSSGGDKPSGWLPLPLYGGNSHTMGSKLSIASGKSGTGSYVSSAPSSFCRHFTFAEIQEATKNFDESRILGVGGFGKVYEGEVDGGTKVAVKRGNPLAEQGIHEFQTEIEMLSKLRHRHLVSLIGYCEENCEMILVYDYMAKGPLRGHIYGNSNLNPLSWKQRLEICIGAARGLHYLHTGAAQTIIHRDVKTTNILLDENLVAKVSDFGLSKTGPTLDHTHVSTVVKGSFGYLDPEYYRRQQLTEKSDVYSFGVVLFEVLCARPAINPSLPREQVSIAEWALHYQRKGMLEEIIDPHLKGKINPESLKKYGEAAEKCLAEQGVDRPAMGDILWNLEFALQLQETAMENKVMDDSTADLIQMSPDYNHVNNLATYAAVDNSTSTSTGGHSLASVDLDDLTPSAVFSQLVNPQGR, encoded by the exons ATGAGAAGGCCTCTGGTTCGAGCCTCGTCAGGGTCAGGATGGGGCAGACTTGCATTAATTTTGAGTATTTTGAGTTTGGCCGCGGCACAGAGCAGCACAAACACGTCTTCCGTCCCCGCAGTGACAATTCTGTTGAACTGTGGAGCGCGGGAGAGCAAGAATGACGCAGGCGGGCGGCTATGGGAGGGAGACGAGGAGTCCAAATTTGCCCCGGCGGCAGTGGCCAATCTGGTGTCGGCAGTCGCCTCGTGGCAGGATCCCGCGCTTCCATCGACTGTGCCCTACATGAATGCACGCATTTTCACGGCTCCGGCGACCTATTCCTTTGCCGTTTCCCCTGGTAGGTACTGGCTCAGGCTCCATTTTTATCCTGCAAATTATAGCCAGTCATACCAGCGCTCCGACGCTCTCTTCACCGTCGTCTCCGATCGCTACACCCTACTACACAACTTCAGCACTTCGCAGACGGCAGATGCTCTCATTCAGGCATATCTCGTCCGCGAATTCTCCCTCAATGTATCGAGCGATCGCCTGAACGTGACCTTCTCGCCTGAAAGGAAGTCAGGTTACGCTTTTATTAATGGAATTGAGGTCGTTCCCATGCCTGATATGTTCAGTACCGCGCCTCTGGTAGGAACCGCAGGGACTTTTACGATCAGCTCGTCCACGGTTCTACAAACCATGAACAGGCTCAACGTGGGAGGGCAGTACATTCCGCCGACCGAGGACTCCAACCTCAGTCGCACCTGGTATGACGATTCGCCGTATATCTACGGAGCGGCATATGGCATAACCAACGACAATGGCTCTCATAACCTGGACTATAGGTTGATCCCGCAATACACAGCTCCGGTTAAGGTTTATACGACCTTCAGATCCATGACGTCTGATCCAAAAGTCAATGTTCTCTTCAATTTGACGTGGATGTTTTATGTCGACGCCAATTTCACCTACTTGGTGCGGCTGCATTTCTGCGAGTGGATCTACCCTTTGGTTAACCAGAGGGTTTTTAATATTTATCTCAATAATCAGACGGCTCAGGGTACCTTTGATGTGATTGGAACAGGGGCAGGGTTGGGAAATCCTGTATACAAGGATTATGCTATTTATGTCCCGGCGGAGAAAGGCGATTCTACTTTATTTGTAGCATTGCAACCAGATACTACCGCAAACCCTCCACCGCAACATTACGACTCCATCTTGAATGGACTGGAGCTGTTCAAGCTCAATGATAGTGCAGGGAATCTGGCAGGCCCAAATCCGGTGGCAAATATTGATAACCAG GGATCTGATACTGTAGTAAATACTCCCTCAAGCTCTCACAACAGCAGCAGCAAGGGTCCAGTGATTGGGGCTGTGGCTGGAGGGGTTGCTGTGTTGGGTCTCATTATtgctctattttgttttgtgcgTCGGCGCCGTGGTAGTTCATCAGGTGGTGACAAGCCCTCTGGATGGTTACCTCTACCACTTTATGGGGGCAACTCACATACCATGGGAAGCAAACTTTCCATAGCATCTGGAAAGAGTGGCACTGGTAGCTATGTCTCATCTGCACCTTCCAGTTTTTGCAGGCATTTCACCTTTGCAGAGATCCAGGAGGCTACTAAAAACTTTGATGAATCTCGGATTCTTGGTGTTGGAGGTTTTGGCAAAGTTTATGAAGGTGAAGTTGATGGTGGTACCAAGGTTGCAGTTAAGCGAGGTAACCCATTAGCAGAACAAGGCATCCATGAATTTCAAACAGAAATAGAAATGCTTTCTAAACTGAGGCATCGACATTTGGTTTCTCTTATTGGTTATTGTGAAGAAAATTGTGAGATGATTTTGGTTTATGATTACATGGCAAAGGGACCACTGAGAGGACACATATATGGGAATAGCAATTTGAATCCTTTGTCCTGGAAACAGAGATTAGAGATTTGTATTGGAGCTGCTCGTGGTCTTCATTATCTTCACACAGGGGCTGCTCAGACAATTATACATCGGGATGTAAAGACTACAAACATACTTCTTGATGAAAACCTAGTTGCAAAAGTTTCAGATTTTGGATTATCAAAAACTGGACCAACTCTTGACCATACTCATGTTAGCACTGTAGTGAAAGGCAGCTTTGGATACCTGGACCCAGAATACTATCGCAGGCAGCAGCTCACAGAGAAATCAGATGTTTATTCATTTGGTGTTGTGTTGTTTGAGGTATTGTGTGCACGACCAGCTATTAACCCTTCACTTCCAAGAGAACAAGTAAGCATTGCTGAATGGgctttgcattatcagagaaagggaATGCTGGAGGAGATCATTGATCCACATCTGAAAGGTAAAATTAATCCTGAGTCCCTTAAGAAGTATGGAGAGGCTGCTGAGAAATGCCTTGCTGAGCAAGGTGTTGATAGGCCAGCTATGGGAGACATACTTTGGAATCTAGAATTTGCTTTGCAGCTGCAAGAGACTGCAATGGAGAATAAAGTGATGGATGACAGTACAGCTGACCTTATTCAAATGTCTCCTGATTACAACCATGTAAACAACTTGGCCACTTATGCTGCTGTAGATAACAGCACTTCAACAAGCACGGGGGGGCATAGTTTGGCTAGTGTTGATCTGGATGATTTAACTCCAAGTGCCGTCTTTTCACAGCTGGTGAATCCACAAGGGAGATGA